The proteins below are encoded in one region of Acanthochromis polyacanthus isolate Apoly-LR-REF ecotype Palm Island chromosome 4, KAUST_Apoly_ChrSc, whole genome shotgun sequence:
- the ccdc181 gene encoding coiled-coil domain-containing protein 181 — MSEASGTKSQEEYEDDFEKDLDWLISEEGHSEDQGPDYEDIEAEIDKELEEDEKVKGVKRKQKRGNKSEKLEEDEERWPSPMEPLEFDSDRDSPSKSPPTIPPPPEMDEQTDEEKKYILEKIQQANRELQDQEAPDITRRRRLHFKETLVDLVVPPEKDGKEVEVEKTTAEAESEVSGKLSELKLSPRDETRSNDGGQGLKEGRVLVEKDGKFDLVSLKEVESQGLLPPITNFSDYSHSSQQKIHTSSSSSSSLRQSIDHLRAPRPPAQPRSRPSSASHGQRGIQRRSSQRRVQSATGAPCQPTYTLSAEQKKLLQKVQERREKVARETEQRKREEEELKRQENELAFKAWLMRKREQLQEERRIHRAQEIEKINSTKDFSDPEDAFRSWLQRKQEQQQKEKQLVELKRLEEDSSYLLRSREECERAFKLWLRRKRAEKRAEQQAARERSRRLVLEERRARRMKDLLCINETKPFRFNEQLVYRF, encoded by the exons ATGAGTGAGGCATCTGGAACGAAGTCTCAGGAGGAATATGAAGACGACTTTGAGAAGGATCTGGACTGGCTGATCAGTGAGGAAGGACACAGTGAGGACCAG GGCCCCGACTACGAGGACATCGAGGCGGAAATCGACAAAGAACTGGAAGAAGATGAGAAGGTGAAGGGGGTGAAAAGGAAGCAGAAAAGAGGGAATAAAAGTGAGAAGctggaggaagacgaggagagATGGCCATCACCGATGGAGCCGCTGGAGTTCGATTCGGACCGAGACAGTCCGAGCAAATCGCCGCCAACaatccctcctcctccagagaTGGATGAGCAGACGGACGAGGAGAAGAAGTACATCCTGGAGAAGATCCAGCAGGCAAACCGGGAGCTGCAGGACCAGGAGGCTCCTGACATAACGAGACGAAGGAGGCTGCATTTTAAGGAGACACTGGTAGACCTGGTGGTTCCTCCAGAGAAGGATGGCAAAGAGGTGGAAGTAGAGAAAACCACAGCGGAGGCAGAGAGCGAAGTTTCAGGGAAGTTGTCTGAGTTGAAACTTTCTCCTCGAGATGAAACGAGGAGCAACGATGGAGGTCAGGGGTTAAAGGAGGGCCGAGTCCTCGTGGAGAAGGATGGGAAGTTTGATCTGGTCAGCCTGAAGGAGGTGGAGAGTCAAGGCCTCCTTCCTCCCATAACTAACTTCAGTGACTATTCACACTCCTCCCAGCAGAAGAtccacacctcctcctcctcttcctcctcccttcGTCAGAGCATCGACCACCTCCGAGCCCCCAGACCTCCAGCTCAGCCCCGGAGCAGACCCAGCTCGGCCAGCCACGGCCAGAGAGGCATCCAGAGGAGGAGCAGCCAGCGGCGGGTCCAGTCGGCCACCGGAGCCCCCTGCCAGCCCACCTACACCCTGTCAGCTGAGcagaagaagctgctgcagaaggtccaggagaggagggagaaggtGGCCAGAGAG ACGGAGCAGAGGAAGCgtgaggaagaggagctgaAGAGGCAGGAGAACGAGCTGGCCTTCAAAGCCTGGCTGATGAGGAAGAGGgaacagctgcaggaggagaggaggatcCACCGAGCCCAGGAGATAGAGAAAATTAACTCCACA AAAGACTTCAGTGACCCGGAGGACGCCTTCAGGTCGTGGCTTCAGAGGaaacaggagcagcagcagaaggagaAGCAGCTGGTGGAGCtgaagaggctggaggaggacAGCAGTTACCTTCTACGGAGCCGAGAGGAGTGTGAACGTGCCTTCAAACT CTGGTTGAGGAGGAAACGGGCGGAGAAGCGAGCCGAGCAGCAGGCGGCACGAGAGCGGTCCAGGAGGCTGGTTCTGGAGGAGCGACGGGCCCGACGCATGAAGGATCTGCTGTGTATCAACGAAACCAAACCGTTCAGGTTCAACGAGCAGCTGGTCTACCGGTTCTGA
- the cpox gene encoding oxygen-dependent coproporphyrinogen-III oxidase, mitochondrial, whose product MATFVFCSLNRTAQNAARRSLSSHLPRLAGAAQPLCSAHSPALTLRWLSRGTRFRSQGTPGSSAARATRRGALALGGAAAVTAAAAVAGFLANANHFQRAEMATRVSTAVEEKEEGDILERCRGFMSPPVTDIAVLQGSKAEMRTRMEMLIMETQAEFCRALQEVDGGTFKVDRWDRKEGGGGISCVMQDGKVFEKAGVNVSVVFGNLTEEAARQMRSRGKVLKGKDGKLPFCAMGVSSVIHPKNPHIPTVHFNYRYFEIEEEDGTKQWWFGGGTDLTPVYINKEDAFHFHNTLKEACDKHHPQYYPDYKKWCDRYFYIRHRGETRGIGGIFFDDLDSPTQEEAFNFVKSCAQTVVPCYLPIVYKHLNDAFTDEEKDWQQVRRGRYVEFNLVYDRGVKFGLATPGSRIESILMSLPLTARWEYMHEPAKGTQEAEMLEVLRNPKEWV is encoded by the exons ATGGCGACCTTTGTCTTCTGCTCGTTAAACAGAACGGCTCAAAATGCAGCCAGGCGGAGTTTGAGTTCACATTTACCGCGGCTCGCCGGTGCAGCACAGCCGCTCTGCTCCGCTCACAGCCCTGCACTGACTCTGAGATGGCTTTCCAGAGGAACCAGGTTCAGGTCCCAGGGGACCCCAGGCAGCTCCGCAGCCCGGGCGACCAGAAGGGGAGCCCTGGCGCTCGGAGGAGCCGCAGCGGTGACGGCAGCGGCGGCCGTAGCGGGCTTTCTGGCCAACGCTAACCACTTCCAGCGGGCGGAGATGGCGACCAGGGTCTCCACGGCGGtcgaggagaaggaggagggggaCATCTTGGAGCGGTGCCGGGGCTTCATGTCTCCTCCGGTCACTGACATCGCTGTGCTGCAGGGGAGCAAGGCGGAGATGCGGACCAGGATGGAGATGCTGATCATGGAGACGCAGGCCGAGTTCTGCCGGGCTCTGCAGGAGGTGGACGGAGGGACGTTCAAGGTGGACCGGTGGGACAGGAAGGAAG GTGGTGGAGGAATCAGCTGCGTGATGCAGGACGGGAAGGTGTTTGAGAAGGCAGGCGTCAACGTGTCGGTGGTGTTTGGAAACCTGACCGAGGAGGCAGCGAGACAGATGAGGAGCAGAGGGAAAGTCCTCAAAGGCAAGGATG GTAAGCTGCCGTTTTGTGCCATGGGAGTGAGCTCCGTCATCCACCCAAAGAACCCCCACATCCCCACAGTGCACTTCAACTACAGATACTTTGAGATCGAGGAGGAGGACG GCACCAAGCAGTGGTGGTTCGGCGGCGGCACTGACCTGACGCCTGTTTACATCAATAAAGAAGATGCCTTTCACTTCCACAACACCCTGAAGGAGGCGTGTGACAAGCACCACCCGCAGTACTACCCCGACTATAAGAAATG GTGCGACAGGTACTTCTACATCCGCCACAGAGGGGAGACACGTGGTATCGGAGGGATCTTCTTCGACGACCTGGACTCCCCGACTCAGGAGGAGGCGTTTAACTTCGTTAAGAGCTGCGCTCAGACGGTGGTGCCCTGCTACCTGCCCATCGTATACAAACACCTGAACGACGCCTTCACTGACGAGGAGAAAGACTGGCAGCAGGTACGACGAGGAAG gtACGTGGAGTTCAACCTGGTGTATGACCGCGGAGTGAAGTTCGGCTTGGCCACGCCCGGCTCCAGGATCGAGAGCATCCTGATGTCGCTCCCGCTCACCGCCAG GTGGGAATACATGCATGAGCCTGCCAAAGGTACCCAGGAGGCCGAGATGCTGGAGGTGTTACGAAACCCCAAGGAGTGGGTGTGA